The following are encoded together in the Juglans microcarpa x Juglans regia isolate MS1-56 chromosome 2D, Jm3101_v1.0, whole genome shotgun sequence genome:
- the LOC121248514 gene encoding uncharacterized protein LOC121248514, with protein sequence MMSGDIFADGFGKNRPALADVTNRKRAFPLVLGDPGLKSGDEYGKKMDSEDGDSQFTKQVSFGVEDLVKEKCETKFARDVSEKNSRPTHRELVSSQENIASGGANLHNATKETSSLFDGNVTIVKDDSQLQSVMEVGDASRDSSACSVFMATFSGPCKKDHRGVGGKCQDEEGGLSSGVIQCKTVCKGSFTRVCNNDEIDLGVRKLASSNHRSSEWSRLPKSQSSKFHEFENAGDNILKGCSCSFCLKAAYILSDLHYQDIKGRIAALKRSQKETSILVQQSCRGKETEIHGQGNCNKLSKLESDLTDHWKSLFLHMEDILIHERNQLQSSFVALKDLRENCKTDLEILNGRASEKD encoded by the exons ATGATGAGTGGAGATATTTTTGCAGATGGTTTTGGTAAAAACCGTCCGGCTCTAGCCGATGTGACTAATCGGAAAAGGGCGTTTCCGTTGGTTCTGGGTGATCCAGGACTTAAATCTGGGGATGAGTATGGTAAAAAGATGGATAGTGAAGATGGAGATTCACAGTTTACTAAGCAAGTGTCTTTCGGAGTTGAGGATTTAGTCAAAGAGAAGTGTGAAACGAAGTTTGCAAGAGATGTTAGTGAAAAGAATTCGCGTCCCACTCACAGGGAACTTGTTTCTTCGCAGGAGAATATTGCATCTGGTGGCGCAAACCTGCATAATGCAACTAAGGAGACGTCAAGTTTGTTTGATGGCAATGTAACTATTGTTAAAGATGACAGTCAACTGCAGAGTGTCATGGAGGTTGGTGATGCATCGAGGGATAGTAGTGCATGTAGTGTTTTCATGGCCACATTCTCGGGACCATGCAAGAAGGATCATCGTGGGGTTGGGGGGAAGTGTCAAGATGAGGAAGGAGGACTCAGTTCTGGTGTTATACAATGCAAAACCGTATGCAAAGGATCATTCACACGTGTTTGCAACAATGATGAAATTGACCTGGGTGTCCGTAAATTGGCCTCAAGCAACCACAGGTCTAGTGAGTGGTCGAGATTGCCTAAATCACAGAGTTCTAAGTTCCATGAATTTGAGAATGCTGGTGACAACATTCTCAAAGGTTGCTCTTGCTCATTTTGCTTGAAAG CTGCTTATATTTTGTCGGACCTCCATTACCAGGACATCAAGGGTCGAATAGCTG CATTGAAGAGGAGTCAGAAAGAAACAAGCATCTTGGTTCAACAAAGTTGCAGGGGGAAGGAGACTGAAATTCATGGCCAAGGAAACTGcaacaaattatcaaaattagaGTCTGATCTCACCGATCACTGGAAGTCACTCTTTCTACATATGGAGGATATCCTTATTCATGAAAGGAACCAGCTT CAATCCAGCTTTGTCGCACTAAAAGATCTGAGAGAGAACTGCAAAACGGATCTGGAGATACTTAATGGAAGGGCTTCAGAGAAAGATTAG
- the LOC121248513 gene encoding protein ALTERED PHOSPHATE STARVATION RESPONSE 1, translating to MGCTNSKTKKSEALRLCTERRRLIKQAIDSRYSLAAAHLSYLQSLRNIGIALRQYAEAEILIEPSLLTSDKTPSHSSYPSPSPSHVAEVLDSPLHNESPISPPVAALSYMRSRGSAALTFVVNPNGGDSYVDEESMAFPMPPPPPPPLESGSWDFFDPIDDSESFRFVGQSGLDVELDDMSGWRQFKSKVDLGGTDERHEGTFRPKSEQNVGEIPGNIAIRYNTNCASVERNAHLITSRGFEGSQQTIDGKVNRLGSGPNNVNRLPDSSALEKSSSNREKTMAEKELCTEREDPSEFITHRAKDFLLSIKDIEHRFFRASESGREVSRMLEANKIGVGFSEMKGKSSALALGAFQLVCCHCKPAFVTREPSQNVTKVITWKRTASSRSSSSRNPLGTASKEDTDDSISDFGEEFCMIAGSHSSTLDRLYAWERKIYDEVKASESIRKEYERRCNQLRQQFAKDCSTSVIDKTRAVVKDLHSQIRVAIHSVDLISKRIEKIRDEELQPQLVELIQGLTRMWKAMLECHHAQYITISLAYHSRTSARTPQGTTHGQMISQLQYETECFGLSFANWINSLTSYVEAINGWLQICILPREPSKSRRPLSPRRVLFPPIFVLCRDWSARLKDLPSDELSNAIKSFSLDVCQLITEHAELLQKKQKPADPENGEAESKENEDDDASSNLFCIQTSLTKILDRLKNFSEASLKMYEGIRQQNEEARISYLKCGPTRT from the exons ATGGGTTGTACGAACTCCAAAACTAAGAAAAGTGAAGCTCTCCGTCTCTGTACAGAACGGAGGAGACTCATCAAGCAGGCCATTGATTCAAGGTACTCCCTTGCAGCTGCTCATCTATCTTACCTCCAATCCCTCAGAAACATCGGCATTGCTCTACGGCAGTATGCTGAGGCAGAGATCTTGATAGAACCATCATTACTGACCTCGGATAAGACCCCATCGCATTCGTCTTACCCATCTCCTTCTCCATCACATGTTGCCGAAGTCTTGGACTCACCATTGCACAATGAGAGCCCAATTTCGCCACCTGTGGCGGCTTTAAGTTATATGAGGTCAAGGGGTAGTGCTGCTCTGACTTTTGTGGTCAATCCGAATGGTGGTGATAGTTATGTGGATGAGGAATCAATGGCATTTCCAATGCCACCACCCCCTCCACCTCCTCTGGAGTCAGGTTCTTGGGATTTCTTTGACCCCATTGATGATAGTGAGAGCTTTAGGTTTGTGGGCCAGAGTGGGTTGGATGTGGAGTTAGATGATATGAGTGGATGGAGACAGTTCAAAAGCAAAGTTGATTTAGGTGGGACTGATGAACGTCACGAAGGAACGTTTAGGCCCAAatcagagcaaaatgttggtgAAATTCCTGGTAATATAGCTATTCGATATAATACAAATTGTGCATCAGTTGAGCGTAATGCTCATTTAATTACTTCAAGAGGATTTGAAGGTTCTCAACAAACGATTGATGGTAAAGTGAATCGGCTAGGATCGGGACCTAATAATGTTAATAGGTTACCTGATTCTTCTGCTCTAGAAAAGTCCAGTTCAAATAGGGAGAAAACAATGGCGGAGAAAGAATTATGTACAGAAAGAGAGGACCCTTCAGAGTTCATTACTCACAGAGCTAAAGATTTTCTTTTGAGCATAAAGGATATAGAGCATCGTTTCTTCCGAGCTTCTGAATCCGGTAGGGAGGTCTCCAGGATGCTAGAGGCAAACAAAATCGGGGTTGGATTTTCTGAGATGAAAG GGAAATCATCTGCCTTGGCTTTGGGGGCTTTCCAGCTTGTTTGCTGCCATTGCAAACCTGCATTTGTTACCCGTG AACCTTCACAAAATGTAACTAAGGTTATTACATGGAAGCGGACAGCATCTTCAAGGTCATCCTCGTCTAGGAATCCTCTTGGCACAGCATCTAAAGAAGATACCGATGACAGCATAAGTGATTTTGGTGAAGAGTTCTGCATGATTGCAGGAAGTCATTCATCTACCCTAGACCGACTGTATGCATGGGAGAGAAAAATTTACGATGAAGTAAAG GCCAGTGAATCTATCAGGAAGGAGTACGAGCGGAGGTGTAACCAGCTTAGGCAGCAATTTGCAAAGGATTGTAGCACTTCAGTGATTGACAAAACCCGGGCAGTGGTAAAGGATCTTCACTCACAAATAAGAGTGGCAATTCATTCTGTTGATTTAATATCCAAGCGAATTGAGAAAATAAGGGATGAAGAGTTACAACCCCAGTTGGTAGAGTTGATCCAGGG ATTGACCAGAATGTGGAAAGCCATGCTTGAATGCCATCATGCACAGTACATTACCATCTCATTGGCCTACCATTCAAGGACTTCAGCAAGAACTCCCCAAGGAACTACCCACGGGCAGATGATATCTCAACTCCAATATGAGACTGAATGCTTTGGCTTAAGTTTTGCTAATTGGATCAACAGTCTCACATCATATGTGGAAGCTATAAATGGTTGGCTGCAAATCTGCATCCTACCTCGAGAACCTTCCAAGAGCAGAAGGCCGTTATCCCCTCGTCGAGTTCTGTTCCCACCCATATTTGTTCTATGCCGGGATTGGTCGGCTCGGCTTAAAGATTTGCCATCGGATGAACTTAGTAATGCcatcaaatcattttcattggatGTGTGCCAGTTGATCACCGAACATGCTGAACTACTGCAGAAGAAACAGAAGCCTGCTGATCCAGAAAATGGAGAAGCAGAAAGTAAAGAGAATGAGGATGATGATGCTTCTTCCAACTTGTTCTGCATACAAACAAGTTTGACAAAGATTCTTGATCGGCTGAAAAATTTTTCGGAGGCTTCATTGAAAATGTATGAAGGTATCAGACAGCAAAATGAAGAAGCCCGAATTAGTTACTTGAAATGTGGACCAACCAGAACATAA
- the LOC121248512 gene encoding putative ETHYLENE INSENSITIVE 3-like 4 protein gives MSRAQDSILKYMVKIMEVCKARGFVYGIVPEKGKPVTGSSDSLREWWKEKVRFDQNSPLAIAEFLAVLGQAAHDQSDPSSYLHLLLDLQDTTLGSLLSALIQHCVPPQQRFPLERGLPTPWWPTGKWWGEQGISQEHGPPPYRKPHDLKKAWKVSFLVVVIKNMSPNMENMRRLVRQSKCLQDKMTARETATWSKVVNQEEALLQLIEKCLQIEDDENRTEKEVDRSSLTLHKGKHFYVIDSSYLYTNEKRKQMLDPHCFSVKALYTLQNSSARSQSEISLGSMEKKSSTDHES, from the coding sequence ATGTCAAGAGCACAAGATTCTATCCTCAAGTACATGGTGAAGATCATGGAAGTTTGTAAAGCTCGAGGTTTCGTTTATGGTATAGTCCCAGAGAAAGGAAAGCCTGTTACAGGCTCGTCTGATAGTTTACGCGAGTGGTGGAAAGAAAAAGTCCGATTCGATCAGAATTCTCCTCTCGCCATTGCTGAGTTCTTGGCAGTGTTGGGGCAAGCAGCTCATGATCAATCAGATCCAAGTTCCTATTTGCATCTCCTTCTTGATTTGCAAGATACTACTTTGGGGTCCCTTCTTTCTGCCCTCATACAACATTGCGTCCCTCCTCAACAGAGGTTTCCCCTAGAGAGGGGCTTACCTACTCCTTGGTGGCCTACTGGGAAATGGTGGGGTGAACAAGGAATCTCTCAGGAACATGGGCCACCTCCTTACAGGAAACCCCACGACCTTAAAAAGGCTTGGAAAGTGAGTTTCCTGGTAGTAGTCATCAAGAACATGTCTCCTAATATGGAGAATATGAGAAGGCTGGTCAGACAGTCCAAGTGTTTGCAAGATAAGATGACAGCTAGGGAGACTGCAACTTGGTCTAAGGTGGTCAACCAAGAGGAAGCCCTTCTACAGCTTATCGAGAAATGCCTCCAAattgaagatgatgaaaatagaACAGAAAAGGAAGTAGATCGGTCAAGTCTTACTTTGCACAAAGGTAAACATTTCTACGTTATCGACAGCTCCTATTTATATACCAATGAAAAAAGGAAGCAGATGCTTGATCCACATTGTTTCTCGGTGAAAGCATTGTATACTCTCCAAAACTCTAGTGCGCGTTCACAAAGTGAAATAAGTTTAGGCTCTATGGAAAAGAAATCGAGTACAGACCATGAATCCTAG
- the LOC121248511 gene encoding type I inositol polyphosphate 5-phosphatase 5, whose translation MGSSPLGSRSFTGIECPNLSTLEDSSMAPATVQLQDIRIFVATWNVGGKTPNNGLNLEELLQVEGASDIYILGFQEIVPLSAGNVLVIKDNEPAAKWLALINQALNRPQHDSIYSSSYLGPNSIVSDNIPKDSKAPSSLHFFQKPSLKVLSRNLRADKNLIKNCNCPVDLHSREKWRPDKHIDSHGRLYTESAHDIGRDSIVDDLLSVAEIPSSPGKMSYFLIESKQMVGIFLSVWARKELVPHIGHLRVSSVGRGIMGCLRNKGCISISMSLHQTSFCFVCSHLASGEKEGNELKRNADVAEILKSTQFPKICKDPNSRVPERIIEHDRIIWLGDLNYRVALSYDETRVLLEDNDWDTLLEKDQLNIEKEAGRVFSGFNEGRILFAPTYKYSLNSDSYAGETVKSKKKRRTPAWCDRILWHGNGIEQLSYIRGESRFSDHRPVCAVFSVEVEVRNKNINRFRKDFSCAGKRMEFEEDSCIPPRHCLYEF comes from the exons ATGGGGTCGTCCCCTCTTGGGAGTAGGAGTTTCACAG GGATCGAATGCCCAAACCTATCCACTCTTGAAGACTCCTCTATGGCACCGGCAACTGTACAGCTTCAAGATATCCG GATATTCGTAGCGACGTGGAATGTTGGAGGAAAGACACCCAACAATGGCCTCAACCTTGAAGAGCTTTTGCAGGTGGAGGGCGCTtcagacatatatatattggg GTTTCAGGAGATTGTTCCTCTAAGCGCTGGAAATGTTCTAGTGATTAAAGACAATGAACCTGCCGCAAAATGGCTGGCCCTTATAAACCAAGCACTTAATAGACCACAGCATGACTCTATTTACTCTTCTTCTTATTTAGGCCCTAATTCCATAGTCTCAGACAACATCCCAAAGGACTCGAAGGCCCCAAGCAGTCTTCACTTCTTCCAGAAGCCTTCTCTCAAAGTCCTTAGTAGGAATCTAAGGGCGGATAAAAACCTTATCAAGAACTGCAACTGCCCTGTGGACTTGCACTCCCGGGAGAAGTGGAGGCCAGACAAGCATATTGATTCCCATGGCAGATTGTACACAGAATCTGCTCATGATATTGGTCGCGATAGTATTGTGGACGATTTACTTTCAGTTGCAGAAATACCTTCCTCCCCAGGCAAGATGAGTTACTTTCTCATAGAAAGCAAGCAAATGGTCGGGATTTTCCTTTCTGTATGGGCTAGGAAGGAATTAGTTCCACATATTGGTCATCTCAGAGTGTCTTCGGTGGGAAGAGGAATAATGGGCTGCCTTCGAAACAAG GGATGCATATCAATAAGCATGTCATTGCACCAAACAAGTTTTTGCTTCGTGTGCAGTCACTTGGCTTCTGGGGAGAAGGAGGGTAATGAGCTGAAGAGGAATGCTGATGTGGCTGAGATCCTGAAGAGTACACAGTTTCCTAAGATTTGCAAAGACCCTAATAGTCGAGTACCAGAAAGAATAATTGAACACGA TCGAATAATATGGCTTGGAGATTTGAATTATCGGGTAGCTCTGAGCTATGATGAAACAAGGGTTCTGTTAGAGGATAATGACTGGGACACCCTCCTCGAGAAGGATCAG TTGAATATAGAGAAGGAAGCAGGAAGAGTATTTAGTGGATTTAATGAGGGACGGATCTTGTTTGCCCCCACCTATAAGTATTCACTTAATTCGGATTCCTACGCCGGGGAAACAGTTAAATCCAAGAAGAAACGCCGCACCCCTGCAtg GTGCGACAGGATATTATGGCATGGTAATGGCATTGAACAATTATCTTACATTCGAGGAGAATCAAGATTCTCGGATCACAGACCTGTGTGTGCGGTTTTCTCAGTGGAGGTAGAagtaagaaacaaaaatattaataggTTCAGAAAGGATTTTTCATGCGCTGGCAAAAGAATGGAGTTTGAAGAAGACTCGTGCATACCTCCGAGGCACTGCTTATATGAGTTCTGA